CGTGGACATCGATAACATCAACGTGCGCAGCCTGTCGCCCATCGACCTGGCCCCCGTTGCCCTCGTGACGCCGACCGCCACCCAGGGCTGCTACGGCGCAGCCGAGACCGTGACGGTGCAAGTGACCAACCAAGGCTCAGCGGCGCTGGACTTCGCTGCCAACGCGGCCACCGTGACCGCCGTGGTAACCACCCCAGGCGGCCCCCAGACCCTGACCGGCACCGTTTCGACGGGCTCGCTGGCCGTGGGCGCTTCGCAAACGGTGACCCTGGCTCCGTCCCTGAATATGTCGGCGGTAGGTAGCTACTCGTTCGCCATCACCGCCACGGTGACCGGCGACCAGAACACCGCCAACGACGTGCTGGCGGCCGTGACGCGCACGGTGGCCGCCCCGGTGGCGGGCACGGTGTCGCCGTCTTCGAGCAGTCTTTGCGTGAGCGGCACCGTTGCCCTCACCCTGACCGGCGCCGCCAACGGCACCATTCAGTGGCAGCAGTCGACCGACAACACGACCTTCACCGACGTGAGTGGCGCTACGGCGGCCACCTTCACCACGCCGGTATTGACGCAAACGACCTACTACCGCGCCCAGGTGCGCTGCGCGGCGCAACCCGCCGCCACCTCGAACGTGGCCACCATCACGGTAACCAACCCGGTGATTGCCACCACCAACACGCCGCTGACCATCTGCTCGGGCGCTACCGCCACGCTCACGGCCACGGCCACGACTGGCAACTCGGTGCGCTTCTTCAGCACCGCTACCGGCGGCACGGCCCTGACCAGCACCACGGCGGGCAGCTACACCACGCCGGCCCTCACGGCCAATACCACGTACTACGCCGAAGCCTACACGGGCGGCACGGAAAACGTTGGGCCCACCGCCCAATCAAGCACCGGCCTGACCCCGCAAACGGGTGGGGCGCTGTACTTCACGACGACAAAAGCGCTGACCATCTCGGCGGTAACGGTGTTCCTCAATGCGGGCCAGGCGGCCGGCACGGTCACCATTGCCCTGCGCACCGGCAGCAGCACCACCGGCGCGGTGGTGAACAACCAGAGTGTGGCCTTTGCTGTGCCGGCTGGTCCGGCTACGGGCACGGCCTCGTACGTTGTGCCGCTCAACTACAGCGTGCCGGCCGCCGGCCAGTACACGCTGCACCTGAGCGCGGCCACCCAGAGCGGCTTGCTGCGCGATGACGCCGGGGCTAACCCCAGCGGCTACCCCTACACCTCGCCCAGCGGCTCGCTGACCATCACGGGCCCCAGCGTGGCCACCTACTACTACTATTTCTACAACTGGCAGATTGGCAGCGAGTGCGTGGCTGCCACGCGCACGCCCATTCAGGTGAACGTGACGGCTCCGGCCACGGCCAGCTTCCCGGCCGCCACGGCCACTACCTGCGCCGCTTCGGCCTACACGCTGGCCGGCACGGTGGGCGGCTCGGCTACCACCGGCACCTACACCAGCAGCGGCACGGGCACGTTCTCGCCCAACGCCACCACGCTGGGCGCCACCTACACGCCCTCGGCGGCCGACATCGCGGCTGGCAGCGTGACCATCACGCTCACCTCGAACGCGGTGGGCACCTGCTCGCCGGGCACGGCCACGCTTACGCTGACCATCAGCCCCGCGCGGGTGGCCACGTTCAGCTACGCCACGGCCACGGGTTGCGTGGGCTCGGCTGGCACCGTGTCGCCCACGCTGGGCACCGGCGCCACGGCCGGCACGTTCTCCTCGACGGCGGGCCTGACGATTAACGCCACCACGGGCGTTATCACCCTGGCCACGTCCACGGCCGGTACCTACACCGTGACCAACACGGTAGCGGCCACCAGCACCTGCCCGGCCGTTACGGCCACGACGACGTTCACGGTGAACCCGCGGCCGGCTACGCCGACCATCACGGCCACCTACAACGGCACAACGACCACGCTCACCTCGAGCGCGGCCACGGGCAACCAGTGGTACCTGACCGTGGGCTCGACCACCACGGCCGTAGCCGGCGCCACGGGCCAGACCTTGGTGCTCACCGGCCTGCCCAACCAGCTCGGTTCTTACACCGTGACCACCACCAACGCCAACGGCTGCGTTTCGCTGCCCTCGGCTGCCCTGGTCGTGACCGGCACCAAGAACAGCATTGCCGGTGCCAGCCTGAAGCTCTACCCCAACCCCACGCCCAACGGCGAGGTGACGCTGGAGCTGACCGGCTTCCGCTCGGCTACCCAGCTGACGGTGCTTGACCCGCTGGGCCGCGTGATTCTGACCGAAGTGCTGCCCGCCAACGCCGGCACCGCCACCCATCCCCTCAACCTGAAGGGCATGGCCTCGGGCGTGTACCTGCTGCGCCTCAGCAACACCGACGGCGTGGAAACCCGCCGCCTAGTGAAAGAATAATCTTCGGATTAGGCGCATTGAAAAGCCCCGCTGGCAAGCTGCCAGCGGGGCTTTTTTGTGGGCAATGGTGAAGCGTCGTCGCGGTGAGCGACGCTTATTGGTCGGGGTCGTCGGGCAGGATGTTGACGTCCTGCACCAGCACCATTTTTTCAATTTCCTTGCCGCGGGTGGTAGCGGCCAGGCCGCCGAGGGCCGTTTCCTTGTAGCGGGTTTCCATGGCTTGGCCCACTTCGCCGAGGGCGGCCACGCACTGGTCGACGGGAATAACGGGGTCGATGCCGGCGATGGCAATCTGGGCCGAGGAGAAGGCAATGGCGGCGGCCGAGGCGTTGCGCACCACGCAGGGCACTTCCACCAGGCCGGCCACGGGGTCGCACACCAACCCCAGCATGCACTGAATGGTGACAGCCACGGCGGCAAACACCTGCTCGACGGGCCCGCCCAGGCAGTACACAATGGCGCCGCTGCCCATGGCCGCGGCCGAGCCGGTTTCGGCCTGACAGCCGCCCACGGCCCCGGCCAGCGAGGCATTTTGCTCGATGATGAGGGCAATGCCGGCGGCCACGAGTAGGCCTTCCAGAATCTTACGGTCGTCCAGCTTGTGCAGGTCCTGCAGCGTGACCAGCACGCCCGGCAGGATGCCCGAGGCACCAGCCGTGGGCGCGGCCACCACCCGGCCCATGCAGGAGTTGACTTCCTTGGCCCCCAGGGCGCGGGTGATGAGCTGCTTGAACTCGGGCGAAAGCACGGTGACGGGCGAGGCGGCAATTTTCTTGGCGCCGTTGTTTATCATGCCCGAACGCGAGGTCATGTCGCCGGTCAGGCCCTCGTGCACGGCGTCGCGCATCACGTCGTAGGCGCGCTGCAGCCCGGCCCAGATTTCGTCTTCCGTGCGGCCCTTTTGCTCGATTTCGTAGTCGAGCACGGGCTGGTAGAGCGGCTGGCCGGTACTGGCGCAGTGGGCTTGCCAGGAGGCAAAATCGGTGAAGAGGAGTGACACGGTGGGTGGGAATGAGGATGAAACAGGATGGTATAACAGAGAACGAAAAACCCACGGCGGAGGTGCTAGTCAGCGCATAATGGATGACCAAATTCTAACCTGGCCCGTCGAACGGCGAAAAGTACGACAGAAGCCCTTGCTGCTTCCACCTATCAAAAAAGCCGCCCTCGATTCAGAAGGCGGCTTTTGCGTTGAATAGAAAAAGCTGTTTTATTCTACTCGTAGCTTTATTCGCTGGCTTTGCGTGCCAGCGGTAAGCTGCACAATGTATAGGCCGGTGCTCAGCTTCGTAATGGGCAGCGCCAGCGTGTGCGGCCCCACCGACTGCACGGTAGTGGGCAGGGTGGCAACCGTCCGGCCAGTCAGGTCGAGCACGGTGGCGCCCGTGAGAGCGGCGCTGGGCAAGGTGTAATGCAGCGTGGCAACACCGGCCTGATTCGCAGGGTTAGGAGCTACGCTGAGGCCGGCGTTCAACGCGCCCGTCCGGGCGGAAAGCACCGCAGCGCGCTGGTAGCTAAAAGAAATACGT
This DNA window, taken from Hymenobacter sp. 5317J-9, encodes the following:
- the sdaAA gene encoding L-serine ammonia-lyase, iron-sulfur-dependent, subunit alpha, translated to MSLLFTDFASWQAHCASTGQPLYQPVLDYEIEQKGRTEDEIWAGLQRAYDVMRDAVHEGLTGDMTSRSGMINNGAKKIAASPVTVLSPEFKQLITRALGAKEVNSCMGRVVAAPTAGASGILPGVLVTLQDLHKLDDRKILEGLLVAAGIALIIEQNASLAGAVGGCQAETGSAAAMGSGAIVYCLGGPVEQVFAAVAVTIQCMLGLVCDPVAGLVEVPCVVRNASAAAIAFSSAQIAIAGIDPVIPVDQCVAALGEVGQAMETRYKETALGGLAATTRGKEIEKMVLVQDVNILPDDPDQ